In Bombyx mori chromosome 15, ASM3026992v2, the sequence aatattttgttttgatcTCGTAATGGAAGCGGACCCAAAAGACAAAGACGGCTCCCAAACggtaattatacaaaaaaaataacattcattTTCAATAAAGTATTCTGTCCTTTCTATTCTATTAACCACACATGCGAATGTTATTATTTCCATACAACAAAGTTAACGCTCATCATTCGCGCAGGCCGGCTTAGCGTGCGAAGCTAGAGTGTCGGTGTGGCACGATGCGACCACGCCCATATTTCTTGGCGAAGTGCGACTTCAGCTGCGGCAACCGACGCCCTCGCCCTTGCGAGCTTGGTGAGTTCTGCTGTCCATTACGATGTTCAATCAATCCTGAAACCCCATTTTAGTCGATTGTATGTCGATCGATCTAGTGGCTATCCTATTACCTATTAGAAATtctaaaaacagttttttttattgcttagatgggtgtacgatctcacagcccacatggtgttaagtggttactggagctcatagacatctacaacgtaaatgcgtcacccacctcgagacataagttctaaggtctcagtatagttattaacggctaccccgcctttcaaaccgaaacgcattactgcttcacggcagaaataggcagggcggtggtacctacccgtgcgtggactcaagaggtcctaccaccagtaattacgcaaattataattttgcgagtttgatttttattacacggtattattccttcaccgtggaagtcaatcgtgaacatttgttgagtacgtatttcattagaaaaatcgatacctgcctgcgggattcgaacaccggtgcatcgctcaacacgaatgcaccggacgtcttatccgttaggccacggcgacttcgattcacctacccgtgtggactgaagaggtcctaccaccagtttcgaAATCAATATTCAAATTACGCTGTCGGTGCAGGTTCTTCCTGACGTCGCGCGCGGGCGGCGCCCTGTCCCGCGGCGCCACCCCGCCCGGCACGCGGCTGTCGGCGGCGGGCAGCGCCACGCTGGGCTCGCTGAGGCTGCTGCTGCAGTACACCGTCGACCACGTCTTCCCCAAGAACCACTACCGCAGCCTCGAGGAACTCTTCCTCCGAAGTGTGCATCAGAAGGTATGTTTTGATAATCGATCCCATCTCCCAGAACGATTCCGGCCAGAGACCTGAGATGTGAAATCCGGTGGCCAATTTTGCACACTAGAGCGACACGTTAGTAAATCTGTTGTCAGACTTCGATGTGTCCTGTACACAGAGGGTCTAGTATTTGGTGCAAATAAATGATTAGCTCATGCCCAGTGTTCACACTTACTATTATTCTGAATTGTTGTCTACTGAAAtacgatataaaattatttaatatgctAGTTTTcggtgaaaaatatttatatatgctaccgttatacatatgtataatattagtgtatATATACatggaaaaaaaataatgtgcaAGTCAACAAAGATAGCATACTAATGGAAACATTAATGTAACATTCATTACTACAAGGATGTTTCCTGTTTGATTATGTACATCGTTCTAAATGTGACTTtataaattactaattattttcgttttatttattatttattgcctgCCTATGGATAGTCGTCCATGATGAAAGTAATTTACAGAATAAAATGATGCTACGGTGGTCTGAGAGAAACAGCTCTGATGGCGAACATTTGAGTTTTAATGAGCTAGAAATAATGGTCCCCACTggaataggcaggatagtggacCGAGAGGATTCACAATGTAAATAGTCTTGAGATTAATCTCTAACGTAATTTGTGCTCATTGCGTGTTGCAGCCCACGACAGCGTCGGCGGTGTACATCCTGGGCGAGATTGTTGCGAGCAAGACGGACGCAGCCCAACCCCTAGTAAGACTGTTTATGCATCACGATCTCATCGTTCCCATCGTCAAAGAACTCGCCGATTCCGAAATATCGGCTCTTACGTAAGTCTCGGTCGAATCAGTTCTAAAGTTAGCATTTCATCTTCCGAGTGCAATAATCTTGGATGATTATTTTCAGTGATGCGACCACAATATTCAGAGGCAACACACTGGTGTCTAAAATGATGGACGAGGCGATGCGGCTCAGCGGCGCGTCTTACTTACGTGCCGTGCTGCGGCCCACTCTCGCTGCTGTGCTCGCAGAGAAGCGACCCTGCGAGATAGACCCGGCCAGGGTCAAACCCTCTGCCGCTATTACCGCTAATTTGACCAACTTGAAAGACTACGTTGAACGGGTAATTGAGTTTCATATGATATTATCGAGGGCGGAAAGgatgtttggtttaagcgacatttttacaactCTACAGAAGAAacataatttgtaaaaaatgtcataacaaaaaacttctccaattatttgaaatgagtaaacttaattgaagttcaattaaaataatcgagctgttgatactaataacaaataaaacgcacctttaattacaacgataaatgtcgcttattaagcgaaatatcacataaaccaaatagccttagAATTATCTCTGTCTCTTAGAATTAACACATCTCTaatcttaattataataatattacatacgGGCGCGCCTCGAGCGCTGACGTTGTTGTTAGGCGACAAATGAAGAGCGGATAAAGCGTCGACAAGAAAGGTGCCTTTGAAATAAAAGTACACATAGTATAGACAAGTTTACATAATTGTAAAGGTGAACGTTTTCATGACAGGTGTTCGGTGCGATAACGTCGTCGTACGCGATGTGCCCGGCCACGATGTGCAGACTGTTCGACGCGCTGCGGCAATGTGCGGCGCGACACTTCCCCAGGAACGCGGAAGTGCGGTATTCTGTCGTCTCGGGATTCATTTTCTTGAGATTCTTTGCGCCCGCCATACTCGGACCCAGGCTGTTTGACCTCACAACAGAACAAATTGTAAGTAGAATCAAATAAAGCAATTGTAAGAATACACGAGCTGGCAGTAACACTACTCCACACTGAAATTACTCATACAAATGAATAACAGATACAGAACAGAAGCCACCGTATATCTATTTTGAGACATCGATTTGCACAACTTATACTGTAAAGTTTCATTCAGAtgtaaaaattgaaaagaaCAAATTGTAAGTAGAATCAAATAAAGCTATTGTGAGAGTACAAACTTGCAGTAACAAGCTTGCAGCAACCCCACTCCATACTGAAATTTCTCATACAAATGATTGACAGAGACAGAACACTATAGAACAGAAGCCACCGTAAATCTCTTTTGTGACATTGATTTGCACAATTTATAATGTAAACTTTCATTcaaatgcaaaattttaaaactagtagtaacaaaatctaaatatttGACAGGATCCGCAAACCAACAGAACCTTGACATTGATCTCTAAGACGATCCAGTCGCTGGGGAACTTGGTGAGCAGTAGGTCTGCGCAGCAGGTCTGTAAGGAGGAGTACATGGCTGAACTGTACAGAAGCTTCTGCACGCCAAGACATGTGAGCATTTATTTACTTTGAACTTTGATTCGTCAAATCCTTTGTTTCACTATAGAAATTAGGCTTACGCTTACGCACATAAGGTTCCCAAATGTTAAGATGTTGTCGGGTAATTGTTCTCCTCcctgaatttaaaattaaattctaagtGAAATGTGACCGCTATTTCGTAGTATCCTTCACAATatctgagtcgtctattatcaaaggtggcaatctgtgcatttggacaaaaaaaaattattgatatgtcaatacagattgatttgaatataatcgtctccttcaaagaatacggttcaaaacctgcactaaataaaggttaatagttaacctgttatttatctaagatgtcgttccgaagagttttgtgactgccaatggaatacaaagtcaataattcgtttttctgatttaccaataattgtccaaaagtcagattgccggctttgataatagtcgactcatctgCCTGTTTCTGCAACGATTGCAAGTGTTCGGGACATGATATTATGTAATTGCTTTCACCGTCTCAAAGTGGCAATTCCTAGCGCTTACCTAtttcggtaaccgcttaactgCGACCTCACCCGTCTCAAGTTGTCTAACTTATAGTATAACCGCTCGCcaatcaacaataatattataggaCACTACCtacagtaataatttaaatttcggTTTACAGGTGCAAGCAATAAAGCAGTTTCTAGAAATAATATCAACGAGCACAGACACACAGAACAACAACGTACAAGAGACGCCTGTATTACTTAAAGAAGGGtaagatatttttataatcatgtattaaaataatgtatgaatatatatttgatattgaaactttttaaatcatttaatttattcatgCCGCCTACCTACCTGGATCAGATATGGGtatgtatgttttaaatatgtataatgatTTCACTAGTCTTACATACTCACATACATTTGAGATTACTGTAGCCTATAGATGTCATTATCAGGAATATGAAGTCgaagcattattattattaccaaaaTTTTCCCAGTTATCCTACAGAATGGATCTGTCCATATTGAAATTCATatgaaaatttcaatatttttaatacattataaaaatatgactGGCTGTTCGGAAATACTCTTTGTGTATGGTAAAGATGCTAAAATGTTTACATCACAACCAATGATGAACTTTAGATCGTTATGTTATGTCGCGataacatttattataaatgtatatttgagtcgtctattatcaaaggtggcaatctgtgcatttggacaaaagttttttattgatatgtcaatacagattgatttgaatataatcgtctccttcaaagaatacggttcaaaacctgcattaaataaaggttaatagttaacctgttatttatctaagatatcgttccgaagagttttgtgactgccaatggaatacaaagtcaataattcgtttttctgatttatcaatcattgtccaaaagtcagattgccggctttgataatagtcgactcatttgaagaagaagctattttatttttactggatAATAAAATTGGAGTCGAACAGCCAAAAATGGAGAATATTGGCAATCTTTAGAGGAGGTCTTTGTCGAGAGACAAGCGATTTCGAAAACCAAAACACCGAACGCCAAACGTAATACTTGATTATAAgttagatttaaatttaagttattatGATCTAGAACGTATTGTTAAGTGAAACAGCAATAGTAacgacttatttattttatttataaaaaggatGTATATGTAACCAGGACGATGATCAAACGTTCTGAAGGAGTGCGGGGCGGCGGCTCGCCCCGACGTCGCTGGACTCGCGCTCCGCACGCGCACGCCAAGCGGAGGCACTTCCGACTCACGAGGTACTTACTCTCTTCACAACAGAATCTTACTGtatatctttaaattaatacgtaaatactttgtacccctttttacgaaaatggcaCGGACGGAgatgtatgaaatttcctacacttatagagaaggaaCACAGAAGaaatgctaatgtttttttgttattatgcattaataatacattaaatcaataaaaaaaaacattacacatacactactatgtatttgacgcatacaTATTataactctttgtttattgtcaaacttttcttgttgcttaaagtttgtggtcaaattgagaataggttaatattatttgtctatagtgtagtattggcaaaatctgtgattacagaagtatattagtctttgataataaaactgtaatcatgttcaaacttataatttcaataaattataatcgaatttcgactactgcgggtccactaccgaattgtaattACATACAGGGTGTGGTACAAACCATTGCAGCCAACTTATGGTTCTGTTAACGAGTAAGCAATAATAGCAATGTCACTATTTTGGAAAGTCTCCAAAGCGGGTGTGTATGTTACAGCGGCGAGCTGGTGTGGTCCCGGTGCGGGGCGCGCGGCGGCGCCCAGCGACTGTCGCTGTCGGGCGTGCTCGCCGTGGCGCCCGTGGACTGTCCGCCGGCCGGCGCGCCGCTCGGGACCAACAACATATTTCAGATAGGTAAAGTAGCTCTAGTCTTCAGTATTACTTAGcacgttgactgccgtgtaggtcaccggtgccctacgcggcgcactgaagtaactatgtcgatttctctctttgttcttcttactaaggcgccggaatatctagtagagtctgggaaagacgaatccgaaggaATTGACAAGGAATCTATTTCTAACAGacataaaatactaaaacatacattatcaAACAGAAGAAGGcgaagttaggcaatccaggcgcttagtaacagaaatcgacataatttcttcagtgcgccgcgtagggcaccggtgacctgcATGGCAGTGAATGTGTTAAAGAGTTGTATAATCCACACAACGCCCTCTCTGGGTTGGTGTCATCGGTTTAGTGCTTCGTGCTTGTTATTTGAATTTACTTGTCACCCTTACCACCCTATATCTAGAGGGCGAGGGGCTACATTTAAAAAAGCGTGTTATTCCATATTTTATTTGGCAACCAAATATGacctttatgtattttttttattgcttagatgggtggacgagctcacagcccatctggtattaagtggttactggagcccatagacatctacgacgtaaatgcgccaccgaccttgagatataagttctaaggtctcagtatagttacaacggctgctccacccttcaaatcgaaacgcattactgcttcacgacagaaataggcagggtggtggtgcctacccgcgcgaactcacaagaggtcctaccaccagtaattacgcaaattaaaatttgcgggtttaatttttaatacacgatgttattccttcaccgtggaagtcaatcgagaacatttgttgaatacgtatttcattagaaaaattggtacccacccatTATTGAGTAGCATTGTCTGTTCTCACAGTGCACCACGAGCGCGTGATGTTTGTCCAGGCGAGTAACTGCGTGGAGCGAGCCGAGTGGGTGCGCATGTTGCTGGCGCTGTGCCGCCGCTCGCCCGCCGCGCCGCTGCACACCGGCTACTACGCAGACACGCACTGGACCTGGTACTTGAACTGTGTACTTGAGAACTACCCTGGTGGACGTCACTGTATTCTGATGCGGACTGTTGTTATTACATAAGCGtttatagtacattgtgcaccaagggagaaaagttggacattgtAAAAAACGTAGCACCCGTGGAGTACCGAATAACCCCCAGTTGAATAACcggcataaaaaaaaacaatttaactgttttaattttttaaataaacctactactaattgaataagaactgtctgatgaactcatctttgtttaatacttacttcactattaaattttattgccttttgtttatttcacttttacactaaacacaatattacaaattacccgagcacaacaatggcggagaattttaggtgcgtgagagcagacgtagacactaacgcgcatgcgcatgcgcagttgtcagtacccagggagaaaaagttagactttcttccctgtacagcgggacgaaaaccgaactttcggcctaGGTAGGAGAAAAGTAACCTTCCGCAATATGTGGGCCGCGGCATTCAGTTAGCGCTGTCTCCGGTATATGGGCTCTAGTGACTACCAGTTGAGATTAGGCAGCATCTTATCTGTGTGTCATGTGTTAATACGAGTGTTTCCAGAACTTAATAATTTCGAAGTACATTATTCTTTTTAACGGTCTCAAGAAAGGTTACTTTGTACACCCTGTAAAATAATTTACGCAATTGTAGTATTCCTCTGGGCCTTATTTCACTCCATACCTACATGACGCTGGCTGGCTGTGCGGTGTCGTCCTAGAATAGTACCACCCCATCTCCTCTCTTGGATGTCGTAGCGTCCTCTGAGTATTATAATGTACTGCAGCGATCGCcagtcggttttttttttcattccatTTGATGGCAGGCTGTATGGTGAGGTTGCACGAACGATcaccatcatcctgcctatttttgccgggAGCCCTCATGCGTTATGTTTAGAAGGGCGGCACAACCCCTATACAATTCAGTTGAAATTTTAGGTAGATATTACAAGATGAATGCCGCTATAACGAATGTCTATGAGTTTGGGTGATCATTTTACACCAGGTGTGCCGTGAGCCCGTTAACCAATATAAACAACTAAGAACCTACTTACATGGATACGGCTCATTGATCGTTTCAACAATAGTTGAAGCGTGTTACGATTTTATTAGTGATTTATATATGGTGAATTTGTTGTTTAGTTGCGGTCGCACGGAAGCAGTAGCGGAAGGTTGCGGTGGGACAGAGAACGGCATGGAGGCGGGGGACGGCACCGCGGCTGGCGTCGCTCTGGCGCTGCGGCTCGACCCGGCGCGGGACCTGCAGCGGCTGCACGCGCTGCTCGTCTCGCACGCCGCCGCACTCGACGACAGGCTACACCGACCTCAACGTGAGTACCACgttcagtatgcttagtgcgagtttcttaacgttctcgatagcgtaaaagttaagccagttttatatgcagttggaacagcgcccctagcggcaaacgtacgcaagcgaccccactccatacaaatatgaactaacttttacgctatcgagaacgttaaaaaactcgcactaagcacactgtaatCAAAATCTTATCGTTATTTActtgtgtttgttttatttaattattgtttcgtTTCCAGTAACTACGAGTATAGAAGAACGTGAGGCAGAAGCGGCTACCCTACGAGAGTTGCAAGAGGCTATGTTTAACCTAGAGCACCAGCATCGAATATACCGACGGTCGCTAGCTCGAGAAACTAAATACGGAAGCAAGTAAGGAATTTTTCTATACGTTAATATTCATTAAACTAAAAGTATTTCTTAAAAAAGTATTTCAAACAATTGTTGCAGACAAGCGCCAATAGGTGACGACAACTATTTACACTTAGCCGGAGCAGGAGGGGTGGACTGCGGCGGGTTGCCGTGGCGAAATTGGCGCAGCGACGCTGCGGTCGATCTCGACGGTAAGCCGCTGCGGCGCAACGACATGACTTCGAGCACAGAGTCGCTGCGCCGGCACGCCGACGAGCGCTCGTCCGGTAAGTCGACGCGCTCCGCCGGCAGCGGGTACCTCGCCATGTCCTGCTTGCGGCACGAGCCGGCCGACGACAGCGACGCGTCGGAGCGACCCGCTCGGCCGCCCAAACCGGCACGACTATCGCCTCCCCGCGCCTTCATCGACCCTCCTGCCGACTATGTGCCGGTTGAACCTCCGCCGCGATGTCGAGAGTACGAGCTGATGTCAGACTTCGTGAGTCGGGCCCGCGCTCTTGATGATGAGCCTCCTCCCGCGGTGCCGCCCCGCACCCGTCCCCGCCCCGTCGAGCCGCCGCGTCCCTCTAGCGCTGCCGACGCCGTCTCCACAGATGACAGTTTGATCGATGAACTACAACGCGGATCATACTGTGTGCTCAGAGTGTGCGAAGACGAATCTCCAGTACCGGAGAACTTTGGGGAGGAGGCTTCGGAGGCCGTCGACCAATCTAATGAACCGTTCCAACGTTCGAGCGTACAGCGGAAATCAAACCCGACCCGATCTCGGATCAGTCCGACTCGACCCCTCAAAACATCCAGTTCGACTTCTAACGTGCCGGAAGCAGCTCGCACCGCTTCCTCATCGCGGCTTTTCGCTGAACGTCTAactccctttttttttaaacggaaACAAAAACCTCTTGAAGAGGCGACGGGCAACTCCCGACGTGAAGAAAAAGACAACATGTTCGGGCGCTTGACTCCGCGTTTCGGTCAAGCGAGGCTGACGGGGCGCGGACGGTCGCTGGAGCTGACTGCGGAGGAGGCTCGTCCGCGGCGCATCGAGCGCTCCGCCACCACAGTCAACATCCCCCCGCGCCCCATGAACTCATCGATCGTCGCCAACTTGAAGTTcctgagtctgcacaggtacgGGCCGCAGGAGGCGAACCGAAAGTCCCCAGGCGAGGCGGAAGGTGCGTCGTGGCGGCCGCAGCATTCCGCCTCGCTGTTGGCCACAGCCTCTACCGACATCCGCCTTTAACGTCGCTCGAGAACAAACtccaaataatatatttttccatcGAACGAGGATATCAAACTTGCGAACAGTTTTGTTGTACATCTGAGCTACATTTTGCCTTATGAATTTGTCAGTTTCAAATAATACATTGCTTGCACTATATGAATGTACTTAAGTATGCATGTTTTGATATTAGACGTGTCCCTGTCAAGGCGTGTGTCTGTTATGTACATCATTAAGGGCCTTAGTACAAGTGAGGTCTGTCTGCGGCCGCGACCTTCGGGTTAACACAATATTATACTTAATCTGTGATTCACTTTACACACTCGgctcatatttttaaatattttagatcTAGTTTAAATGTATGATGTATGTACATAGTCAATTATAAAAGATTCGAGGAATTCGAATATTAAAATTGctctaaaaattatttttaattataaatttagttttattgatattttgtattaaaaagatTTGACTTATTGACTAGTTGTTTTAAGGTATTTTGGCGGCTATTACACTGTCAACGTATTTAAGTATAGTGCCAAgttgtaaaataaaacttttaatgtAAGGATGCATTTACTCATCAAAATCACTTTGCCTTTGACTGTCTAGTGCCTAAAATTGTTATAAGTTATGAGGAAAATTTGTCTGTTATTATCAGAAAATTGTCATCTAtagttttgttattaatttaataaataatatttattgtacatAAACATTTACATACACTTAGGAATTTGTAAGGAAACAATACTTTAGTGTTTCTAAAGTATGTAACTGAAactgtgtgaattgttttaaaacatttaaaagattTCATGGATTTAGTCTTGTTATGCtccaaaatatatgtatgtgtttaagTTCTAATACATAGAAATAACAATGTCACAGGCACATAATCAGTGTATGTTTCCTTAAAATGGATTTGAATGTTTATGGTGGGAACTTAACCCTACGATTTCGTCCAATATTCTGTTGCATAACATTGTTCTGTtgcaaaatatgttaaaaagaACTGAAACGAAACTTTAAAAAGAGATTATTCCGAAATAAATTACGAATTCACTGCCAGCATTGTTATACCTATGTATAgtttaacaaaagaaaaaatgtaaagCAGTATTAATATTAAAGTGATGATTTAACGTCTAACTATCAAGCGAGCCATCgaattttgtcaattttttgCACTTTTACACCATGGTCTACGTGACCGTTGCTAGATTAAACtttcttttataaaattcaaGGAGTATTTTTTCTTGGTAACGACACGAAAAAacgataaatatttatgaataagTCTACTCAAATATCTCTACGATGATGGCATTACAATGTTACACAAAATTCCttgtaacataaaaatataattttctaaatcttaaatattttgcatataaagatattattgttaataattacTCATATTTAGGACgttctgaaaataaaaattcaaatgtacaataaatttactcaatatttaattatagcATTGTCTAAAAGTCCAACATCAATATGTATAGCATTGTATGTCCTAGCTGCTCTTCTCGTATGTAaaagaattttaataatgtataatgTGATGTAAAACGTATCCAAACAACTCACACACAGTGGCCAGCCTATTTATTACAAAGTAAgcctaaaaacaataaaaaaagcgttttTCATCAGATTACACAcaagaaaaaaatgtacaaatgaataattattataaacataaaatgttatttatttcatctttttttttcattttgttaataaacttcactgaaattaaaatttacatcagttttgtttaatttagtgATCAAGATCAAGTGAATCAAGGATTACAATTTCATATATCAAACGCAATATAGTTTGATGATATTtgtggtttttttgtttttataaattaggcAACAATGGCATATTATAGCAAGAAACGAAGAAAGAAAAgagactatagtagaattattttgtccgtgcagtttgggtcataaaaaatcggaacggtgaagcgagtatttcgctctctcttccactgacaagccttatggacgggcatagtgatgcgcattattgttatcgataagcgttatcgatagtgtatttagttttgtcattttgtgggttagtgataaaaatgaaagaaaaaatcactaatcgaaaacttacaccacatatcgccgcagcaagttaacggcaacggcagaaattaacactttgtaactttacgggatctattcttatttcagtaatatatttaacacattgttgataacaacacgtgcaaatattattttgaataaattctgccgttttgatacaaaacaaaggagtagccattgtgtcactaaagaaattcagagaacgaatgcatgaAACACATTACTCTTCGAcgtaatgtactataattttcaggtaagtacaaatgacataacaatgtctcaccaccctttgtataccaccccgccgctATGTACCTGCcatcgatgactcatttgtttttatctataatGGCGTTGCGTCCGCggaacatgctcaccgccctagccgggctatatTTTATGACCCAagctgcacggacaaaataattatactatAGTACAATAATAATCTACAATATATACATACCTACCATACGCgtattatctaatatattaaCTCTGTGAAAATGCGTGAGTATATaccggttatcgttctcgtcgcaagcgacgggttcgacaaaaggctcgacgagtaaattaacccacaaacacagcccactgagtttctccctggatcttttcagtgggttgtttccgatccggtggtagattctgcgaagcacggctcttgctagggttcgtgttagcaacatagtcaggtttgagccccgtgagctcacctacacgttagggcgaagctgaaatagcctctcaaggctatcagcataggtaggaaaaaaaagcaagcGTCAGCATCTCACAGTAGTCTgctgtttttttaagggattttatgacctggtaactaagatcatGACtaaggtcatgtcttattttaatttaatcatatttttatgataaactagaggtcccgcagtagtcgaaattcgactataattaattggaattgtaagtttgtacactattatgattgtatgttatacttctataatcacaaatttcgccaagactacaactataaaaaatattaacaacacaaacaatatttaatctattctcaatttgacaacaggcgtcaagaacaaaagtttgacaataaatagtatgcatgcgtgttgcgtcaaatacatggtatgtagtgtgtgtaatgttttctttattgatttaatgtatcttttacgcattattttaaaaaaatattagcattgtgcacttcttctctatattctctataagtgtggaaaatttcatactcctccgtctgcgcaattttcgtaaaaagggatacaaagtttttgcttcacgtataaaatatatatgggATCGGATCGTTTCTGT encodes:
- the LOC101738793 gene encoding GTPase-activating protein, with product MKEINSYGFNMADDTRKVRIEERLKIKIGEAKNLPGRNHGAACHRDIYCVLSLDQEEIFRTSTMERTLNPFFGEEFQFEVPRRFRYLSIYVFDRDKHLKQDKVLGKVAIKREDLHRYNNTDHWFALRPVDADSEVQGKAYIELTLEDSRKRLRMEPKPPDPDPAADNCSTKSKQNNLVRLSEYCKESMRLGSCSSSTSKKLLSVATEPAMSLSRSESLKDRAQLTSRSKPPLHAMPETDTSPTPTAADYWSDPERHCAARVGYDTIRLRVLECSELTTKNGQCDPFALVTLLYSNGRRVEKRTKPKKKTVNPQFDEIFCFDLVMEADPKDKDGSQTAGLACEARVSVWHDATTPIFLGEVRLQLRQPTPSPLRAWFFLTSRAGGALSRGATPPGTRLSAAGSATLGSLRLLLQYTVDHVFPKNHYRSLEELFLRSVHQKPTTASAVYILGEIVASKTDAAQPLVRLFMHHDLIVPIVKELADSEISALTDATTIFRGNTLVSKMMDEAMRLSGASYLRAVLRPTLAAVLAEKRPCEIDPARVKPSAAITANLTNLKDYVERVFGAITSSYAMCPATMCRLFDALRQCAARHFPRNAEVRYSVVSGFIFLRFFAPAILGPRLFDLTTEQIDPQTNRTLTLISKTIQSLGNLVSSRSAQQVCKEEYMAELYRSFCTPRHVQAIKQFLEIISTSTDTQNNNVQETPVLLKEGTMIKRSEGVRGGGSPRRRWTRAPHAHAKRRHFRLTSGELVWSRCGARGGAQRLSLSGVLAVAPVDCPPAGAPLGTNNIFQIVHHERVMFVQASNCVERAEWVRMLLALCRRSPAAPLHTGYYADTHWTCCGRTEAVAEGCGGTENGMEAGDGTAAGVALALRLDPARDLQRLHALLVSHAAALDDRLHRPQLTTSIEEREAEAATLRELQEAMFNLEHQHRIYRRSLARETKYGSKQAPIGDDNYLHLAGAGGVDCGGLPWRNWRSDAAVDLDGKPLRRNDMTSSTESLRRHADERSSGKSTRSAGSGYLAMSCLRHEPADDSDASERPARPPKPARLSPPRAFIDPPADYVPVEPPPRCREYELMSDFVSRARALDDEPPPAVPPRTRPRPVEPPRPSSAADAVSTDDSLIDELQRGSYCVLRVCEDESPVPENFGEEASEAVDQSNEPFQRSSVQRKSNPTRSRISPTRPLKTSSSTSNVPEAARTASSSRLFAERLTPFFFKRKQKPLEEATGNSRREEKDNMFGRLTPRFGQARLTGRGRSLELTAEEARPRRIERSATTVNIPPRPMNSSIVANLKFLSLHRYGPQEANRKSPGEAEGASWRPQHSASLLATASTDIRL